The proteins below are encoded in one region of Dehalococcoidales bacterium:
- a CDS encoding ABC transporter ATP-binding protein — MATDNESNRFHHQGWAIEVQGITKSFGSKAALDGVDLKVARGESVVIFGHNGAGKTTLIKILSTIMKPTSGTIIMDGLNLKDDAERIRQHIGIVAHQTFLYGNLTAYENLDFYSRMYDVPGRQERIREVVEMVGMTSRLYDRVSTLSRGMQQRLSIARALLHKPAIMLLDEPESGLDQHTSSTLWDTLKTEGEEKRTIILTTHDLERGLELGEHLMILSQGKIAYEASRQTLDLAALKEIYGRYTKIEA; from the coding sequence TTGGCCACAGATAATGAGAGCAACCGGTTCCACCATCAGGGTTGGGCAATTGAAGTCCAGGGAATTACCAAGTCTTTCGGCAGCAAAGCCGCCCTAGATGGGGTCGACCTCAAAGTAGCACGAGGGGAATCGGTCGTCATTTTCGGTCATAACGGCGCCGGGAAGACCACCTTAATCAAGATTTTATCCACCATTATGAAGCCTACTTCAGGCACAATTATAATGGATGGGCTCAACCTTAAGGACGACGCTGAGCGGATAAGACAGCATATCGGCATAGTCGCCCACCAGACTTTTCTATACGGAAACCTGACGGCTTACGAGAACCTTGATTTCTACAGTCGCATGTACGATGTACCCGGACGTCAGGAACGCATCCGTGAAGTAGTAGAGATGGTCGGCATGACCTCTCGCCTGTATGACCGGGTAAGCACCCTCTCCCGGGGGATGCAGCAAAGGCTATCCATCGCCCGTGCCCTGCTGCACAAACCGGCGATAATGCTCCTCGACGAACCGGAATCCGGCCTGGACCAGCACACCTCCTCCACACTCTGGGATACGCTAAAAACAGAGGGTGAAGAAAAACGCACCATTATCCTGACCACTCATGACCTGGAACGCGGGCTGGAACTGGGTGAGCATCTGATGATACTATCCCAGGGAAAGATTGCCTATGAAGCGTCAAGGCAAACCCTGGACCTGGCAGCGCTAAAGGAAATCTACGGGCGCTACACAAAGATTGAAGCATGA
- a CDS encoding heme exporter protein CcmB: MRFWAKVITITWKDALSEIRTREIIFSVMVFTLLVIVIFNFAFSASQQMIELVAPGILWVTFAFAGVLSLNRSFIMEKEQDCLAGLMICPVSREVIYTGKMLASLVFMLIIEAIALPIFSFFFNLAVLSPQIIAITFLTTVGFVAVGTLFSALAVNTKAREMVLPILFLPIIVPVIISAVEASGLALAGKPWSSLAPWLQIIGAFDAIFLVVSYLVLAFIIEE; encoded by the coding sequence ATGAGATTCTGGGCTAAAGTTATCACTATCACCTGGAAGGATGCTCTCTCCGAAATTAGGACCAGAGAAATCATCTTTTCCGTAATGGTCTTTACCCTGCTGGTAATAGTCATCTTCAATTTTGCCTTCAGCGCCAGCCAGCAGATGATAGAGCTGGTAGCTCCGGGTATCCTGTGGGTAACCTTTGCCTTTGCCGGTGTGCTCAGCCTTAACCGCTCCTTCATCATGGAAAAAGAGCAGGACTGCCTTGCCGGACTGATGATCTGTCCGGTAAGCCGGGAGGTTATTTATACCGGCAAGATGCTGGCCAGTTTAGTCTTTATGCTTATTATAGAAGCGATAGCGCTGCCTATCTTTTCTTTCTTTTTCAATCTGGCGGTCTTATCACCCCAGATTATTGCGATCACTTTTCTGACCACAGTGGGATTTGTAGCCGTTGGTACCCTTTTTTCAGCTTTAGCCGTTAACACGAAGGCAAGGGAGATGGTGCTGCCCATCCTTTTCTTACCTATCATTGTCCCGGTGATTATCAGTGCCGTTGAAGCTTCCGGGCTAGCGCTAGCCGGCAAACCCTGGAGCAGCCTGGCCCCCTGGCTTCAGATAATAGGAGCTTTTGATGCTATCTTCCTGGTAGTCTCCTATTTAGTCTTAGCCTTCATTATTGAAGAATGA
- a CDS encoding cytochrome c biogenesis protein, translated as MKRRVLLWLSLALMMVSLYLVFIYVPTEREMGIIQRIFYLMVPVGWLALLAFTIVFIGSILYLVKKSRKWDTLAHSSAEVGLVFTSLALITGSIWAKPVWGVWWTWAEPRLTATLVLWFIYIAYLMVRSFAVDESRGATFAAVVGIIGFVDLPIIALATTLWRGMHPGPMIFQGGVAPAMMVTLLVSIIAFTALFSLLLIQRVSTRNDEIEIERLKKLPG; from the coding sequence ATGAAAAGAAGAGTCCTGCTCTGGTTGAGCCTGGCGCTGATGATGGTCTCCCTGTATCTCGTCTTCATCTATGTCCCCACAGAGAGAGAGATGGGAATCATCCAAAGAATCTTCTACCTCATGGTCCCGGTAGGCTGGCTGGCTCTGCTTGCCTTCACCATTGTCTTCATCGGCAGTATCCTCTATCTGGTTAAGAAGAGCCGTAAATGGGACACCCTGGCCCACTCCTCCGCGGAGGTGGGACTGGTCTTTACCTCGCTGGCTCTAATCACCGGCTCTATCTGGGCAAAGCCCGTCTGGGGGGTATGGTGGACCTGGGCGGAGCCCCGTTTAACGGCTACTCTCGTTCTGTGGTTCATCTACATCGCCTACCTCATGGTACGCTCTTTTGCTGTTGATGAATCACGGGGCGCTACTTTTGCTGCTGTCGTGGGCATCATCGGTTTCGTGGACTTGCCCATCATCGCCCTGGCCACCACCCTCTGGCGGGGGATGCACCCCGGGCCAATGATCTTCCAGGGCGGGGTAGCCCCGGCAATGATGGTAACGCTTCTGGTCAGTATCATTGCCTTCACCGCCTTGTTTTCTCTACTGCTTATCCAGCGAGTCTCCACCAGGAACGATGAGATAGAAATTGAGAGATTGAAAAAATTACCCGGTTAA